The sequence below is a genomic window from Oreochromis niloticus isolate F11D_XX linkage group LG3, O_niloticus_UMD_NMBU, whole genome shotgun sequence.
AAACAAAGTATTTTTACACTATATTATTGCTACTTTGATTTAGAAAATacctatatatattttttccaacTATGTTTAATaagaatattttcttcttcctgctccttttcacacatggttgtagttgtagtgcTTTATTGATAGAAAGTGTGGTTGGTTTGTTTGAACTGTTGTAccaagtgtgaaataaataaataaatgaaatgaaatgaaatgaaatgtctgAGATAATTTTCAGACTTAAAAGCATCCCACAACACTCCCAAAATGCACATGATGCATCATTTCTGTCCACAGTGTGTCATGTGGCACTTTTCAAACGACCATGTTCTAAGGTCACAAGTACGTACGATTGGAACTGGAAAATTAAACTGAGCTTCTTTTCTTCTACAGAGTACAgcaaagtgaaacaaaaacacaaagaagtcCTGAGGCGCAGGAGTGAGAGCATGCTTTTCTACAACACCCGGCACGGAGAGAAAATTCAGTTTTCCGAACATTATGTCAATCTTCTCTTAGTTGACGGACACCAGGgattagaaaagaaaagacatgaGGTGCTGACCTTTGGACAGAAGCGACTGTGTCTGCAACAGAAGTCAGCAGTGCATGAGAAAATCACACCAGCTGAACTGTTCTTATGTGCAAAGGCAGTTCGTCCAGTCAGGAAGGTTCTGGTATCGGGGGTGGCTGGAATTGGAAAAACTATCCTGGTGCAAAAGATGTTGTTTGATTTTGGGGGAAACAAGGACCACCTTGCCTTTGACTTCATCATACACATGACCTTCAGAGACTTGAATCTGATTGACAAGCCCACAAGTTTACGAGAGCTGATCTTGCGCAAAAACAGGCATCTTGCTAAAGAACTGGATAACATCTTGGCAAATGACAACAAACTGCTGATCATCCTGGATGGCTTTGATGAGTTCAGACACTACAGGAGCTGCGACGTGGACTCTTTTGTAACTGAGCCAGATGAAGATGCAGAGGTTATGGAGGTTATTGGAAGCTTGATGCAGGGTGAACTACTACCAAATGCTTCTGTAGTGCTCACAAGTCGGCCTGCAGCTATCAGCTACATCCCTGTGGGCTGCATTGACCGCTTTGTGCTCATTGCAGGGTTCTCCTTGGCCGAAGTTCAGGACTTCTTTTTTCGTTACTTCCAAGACAACACCCTTGCTGACCGCATGTTCTCAGTGGTATCTGCAAACGAACTAATGCTGACACTGTGCTACATACCTGCATTTTGCTACATTGTCTGCTGCATCCTCAAAGAGAGCAAAGATCTTTGTGGGGGAAGCCCAAAGACCATGACGGATATTTACGTGCAGTACTTGGTGGCTTTGCTTCGATCTCACACCCAAGCGAGAGTTGAAACATGTCTTCAAGACCAAAAAGCGGGGGccatccagcagctgtctgATACTGTTTTAAAGCTGGGTCGACTTGCCTTCAAAAACCTACTGGAGCATCAAACATTATTTTATAGCAGCGACCAAGAGGTGGCAGCATTAGAAGGATCCAGCCTCGTTAGTGCTTTCCTCGACAAGACAATCGCAGAAGAACCTGGGTTCACTGAAGAGGTCTATTCATTTGCTCATCTTACTATTCAAGAGTTCTTTGCTGCGGTTTACTGTGCGGTGACGGATCACCCTTTGCCTGACGCACTTGAGCGCACATCATGTCCCGGAGATGTATCCAACAGTGGACACTTGGACCTTTTCAGCCGCTTCCTCTCTGGAATCCTCTCTGAGCGCAATGCCAGTTTTCTATCTAGGCAGGTGGGAATTTGCTGCCACAAAGAAAAAGTGAACGCATATCGTGAGAAAATCATCAGAGAACTGAGAGTTCTCTGTGAAAGTGGAGCCCACATCCTAAACCATTTGCACTGCTTGTTTGAGCAACAGGACCCCTCGTTAGCACTTGATGTGCAACCAAAGATGCTAAGAGTTAATGTTAGCGATGAAACGCTATCTCAAATGGACTACAATGCTATCAAGTATTTCCTAAACCTCACCGAGGGTAAAATATCAGAGCTGGATCTTACTGGGACTGGAATAAGCTGTGATACACTCAGAGATATTCAACATATTTTGGGTAGATGTGAGAGTCTTTGGTGAGTTTCAGGTAAAACTCAGTTTCCAAGCTTTGATAGACCCTTCCATGTGGTTGATATAAAACCTTATCAATTGCTTATGGAGCGCCACATATGCACAATATGTATTTACTTTTCCATCTCATGTTTAAGGCTTGGAGAAAACAACCTTGATATGGAAGCAGTACAGGTCATTGCTGATGTGTTGAAGGAATCGGAGAATATTGCATACCTCGGGTAAGGTGTTAGTTAGTTTtaccacattttttaaaacattgtaTGACAAAGAATCATCCAGATGATGTCACCCTTTCTGTTCCTCTTAGACTTGGGTGGACAAACATTAGTGACGACGAGCTTCTGGTCCTTGCTTGTGCAataggggttaaaaaaaagcttcaggAATTGTGGTAAGAAACTTTTTGAGTTGTTTTATTATCCTGGCACATGATGTTGATGTTTGAGGAAATGGGAGTTTTCCAGTGTCGAGGATGACTGTGATGGCTTGATTTAAGAATTTTTAAAAGGTCATAGATTACACCTATATTGTAATAAACTATGCTTATATTTAAAGGTATGCTTTTttatgtaaatatgaaaaacctTTATTGTTCCCCCTGTCATGGAACAGGATGGAGGGCAACCGGTTGAGTTACAGAGGTCTGCTGTCATTAAGCGACTTGATCCCAGATCCTCTGAAAAACGTTGTGTGAGTATTGAATTTTGAATCAAATAATTCAAAACAATACCTCACTGATTTGTATTTTCCTAGCGCTTATGCCCTTTCCCTCTTCCTATAGGGCGATATGGAATGACCTGACTGACAGAGAGCCAGAGAGCATGCAGACCAAGGGCAGCATCACTGTGAATTTCACAGACGATGCTTCGTGGGCAGAGTGGCAGAAATGGGTTTTTAAAAGGTGTGAGGTCAGCAGCAATGAGAAGTTACTGATGGTACTTCACAAAGTGTGCAACATATCGACCCACCACTTCGAACCCCAGTGGACAAAGACCTTCTACAGTCAACTTTCACAGCTCATCAAGAGCAGAATTGAGAGCTGTACCGAGGAGGACATGTGCAAGAAGCTCAAAAAGTTTGACAGCATTTTGGACCTATGATGAAACAAAACTGCCCTTATTTTACAAGCTGTTAATAAATTATCGATTTGCattgtgattgtttttttttgaagacagtaataataatataataactgtaataatcataaaaataatttttaaaaagcaatatACCTCTCCCACCCCTGCAAACAAGTCTCAAAATGGATAAAGGGAaatcaaatcagtttcattAATCAGAGAAGTAATTTCTTTACTTCTGTTTTCACAGTAGAGAATCATGACATCCAGAAGTAGGGTCATAATAAATGGTAGTTTACACTTCATTACATTCCCCAGAGatttttggtccatgttgacatgatagcatcacacagttgctgcagatttgttggctgtacATCCATGATGTATCCATTCTGCCAAATCCCAaaagtgctctgttggattgagatctggtgactgtgggtgtcatttgagtacagtagactcattgtcatgttcaagaaaccagtttgacatGATCTGAGATTTTTGACATGAGCCAGCTATGCGAGTACACTGGAGTCATAATTACCAATGAGCCTCaggtgtgccaagaaaatattcccTGTGCCATTAAATCAGTTGCAAGAGCAGGCTGAACCCATGTGAAATGTGGCCTCAGCTTCCTTGTGTCAGATTTTAATGACACCCAGTGTTCAATACCCATTTCATTTTCTATACCCAGGGATGCTCGTCATATACAGCCTgtctgacaccaacaaccatgccatgtCATTGTCACTCAAATCATGCGCATGCCTAAATACATGAACTTGCTGCCTCCATGATTAGCTTTCTAGATATTTGCCTTACTAAGCAGTTGAAAAGTGGTCTAAGttgcttggaaagaaaagcgtctggacttctttaggttgcttgaagaagtttcacctctcatccgggaagcttcttcagttctaaggtcaaatggtggagagtcccagatttaagcactatgggagtgtccccccaagagggacaatggacccccaGTGATCATCTACCTAATCGCacaagccaaggtgtgaaaaaagggtcattagggggtccattgtccctcttggggttcaaatgcttttctttccaagctccttagactacgatgacctggatgactgagaaccttcgcAGACAGTTGAAAAGTGgtttttgtagaaaaaaaaggtagaaaaaaagaaaaattagtaACTGGCCCGTACGGGGATCGAACCCGCGACCTTGGCGTTATTAGCACCACGCTCTAACCAACTGAGCTAACCGGCCATGTTGTAAAAGTGCAGAAAAAGTAAATATAAGAATGATAGTTACTATGCattgaaaacttttttttttttgttatagatCACTTTCACCTTACTGActttaacagaaataaacaggactgaatacaaaataaaactaaaaaagttTTGAAAATTGAAAAATTTCGAAAAGACCGGAAGTGgtagtgaaaataaaaaaataaacatgttaatgttGAAGAAGACAGAGCATAACTAGCATTGAATCCATTATCAATATTATTGTATTTCTAAAAGCCTTTTTACAAATTATTTATTGACATATTTTTAATATGTGTATAAAGTGATTATTATTGTCGttattattgctattatttTACTATCAAATTCAATGAATGATTAGGTAGACTGTGCTGTGTTTTATATTATCTTACATTTAGATTCACTAGTTTGCAGAATAAAATGTGGATGTTACAACCTTCGTATTTGTTGGCTTTTTTACGGTGGAATTATTCACCGGAAGTTGTGTAAGTTGCCGCTCGCTCTTATGACGAATTTACCGTGCGACGTTACTTTGCGAAGCAGCGCCGTTTGCACGAAGATATCACGCTAGCTgctggtttgttatttttgtgaaCTCGGTGTTAGGCTGGACTGTTTTCGCATCTGGAGCGCGGTGAGTTATGTGAATCTTTCGGTCTCCTGAACGTTGAGAAAAAATCTGGCGGACTTTAAAAATTTTGGCATGAcggaaggtttttttttttaagtcaccaCCCGCGAATTTCCAATCACTAACTTGTACGGCAGTGTTAGCTAACCACCAGCCTGGCAGCAAGGCATCCCCCGTGCACTTAGTAAAGAGCGGCTAAATGCAAACTAACACTTTATATATACGTTTTTTTACCAATAATTTTATCAATAAAATGATGGCATTATAAAAGGGGCGTGTTCGATATGGAGTGTGCAATCTGAAAATGGGTCAGAGTGGGCAAATCGTGCAAACAAACCCCACgaatttaatataaatattacTACGAAGCAGGATTTGGAGTTAGCAGCATAATTTATGTCAGTTTTGGGGCAAAAGGTGGTTTTGATTATTGAAACTCTCTTTTAAACTAGTTGGCACTCGCACATCACACCTATTATTAAATGTAAGATCATATGGTTGATTATGTATCTCTGTACTTAAATTTAATGGTATGGCACTTTGTAACttgctgttgttgttcttgtgagTCTCCAGATCTGTCTAAATTTTGGATTAAACCTTTCACAGCAGCATTGGCCCTGACCAGGCACAAGTTAGATCAGAAAAACCTGAATGTTGTTTGATATGTGTTGTATCATAGATTAGAGCCATAGTACAGGCTCTAATCTTATAACAACACAAGCGTCTTTGTTGCAGTCCTGCCCCGAGATGATTAACTCAGAGAGGGGAGCTGCCAATGCTGCGGCAGCAGACCCCAGCAGCAAGAAGGAGacggaaaagaagaagaggtcCCGAGTCAAACAGCTGCTCAGTGAGGTGAAGAAGCAAGTGGAATTCTGGTTTGGCGACGTCAACCTGAGCAAGGACCGCTTTCTGAAAAAGCTTATGGAGGAGTCTGACAGTGGATGTAAGAAGCTATCAATACTTTATACGTTTCATTGAATCTTTTTGACTTGAGAGCAGCCTTAAACTTGTTACCACACATTATTTCTTATAGATGTTGATATATCTGTGTTGGCGAGCTTCAATCGAATGAAGCAGCTGACGACTGACACGAAGCTCATTGCCAGGGCGCTAAAAAATTCATCTGTAGTTGAGGTACTGTAAAGcaaattttcattttgttaatgCTTTATaacttctattttattttaaagtatttgcATAATATAGAATCAtttaaaggtgtgtgtgtgtttcagctcaACCTCGAGGGAACTAAAGTAAGGCGTCAGCTTCCAATTGGGGAACTACCGAATGACGTGGACAGCCGCACGGTTTACgtggtaaaaaaagaaaaagtcctcTGGTGTCTGTTTGAGATGTTTGCTTTTCACGTGAATTTTAATACTTTCCACTGTTTTAATTATCACCAATTAAAGAGAGCAGAAACGATCCTATACTTTACACCTGAACGCAACATTTCTCTCTGATAATAATGTGATGTAATGTGTTAATGTGGTCATCTTAGGCACACAGCTGTGACTACGCCCCACCTACCTGTCATTCAAATTTCTATAACCccaattccaaaaaagttgggacgttgtttaaaatgttaataaacCCAGACTGACAGCAACAGGTCTCATAAAAGTCAGGACAGGGTCATGTTTCCCAGAGGGTAGCGTCCCCTCTTCTTTTAACGGTCTGTACACATCTGGATTctgaggagaccagctgctgTACTTTTGGTAGAGGGCTGAAGATCACAGCAGCCAAGCAAAAAGAAAGTCTTTAAAAAGAGAGGATAAGGTGCTTGGTGCATCCACTCTTTGTTTCAATCCGGACCAATTATTGAACAGCATCATCTTCTCCCTGTTGTTCACCTGCTCTAAATTCTTCTTGGATCCCAAACTAATGATTCTttattcttctctttttctaagGAACTTTTGCCAAAGGATGTGACACACAGCTGGATAGAAAGAGTGTTCACAAAATGTGGAAATGTGGTTTATGTCAGCATCCCCAGATACAAGTCCTCTGGGGACTCCAAGGGTTTTGCTTTTGTCGAGTTTGAGAAAGAGGAGCAAGCACAGAAAGCTATAGAGGTGAGAACTCAGTGGGAATATTTCCACAGCTTTGATGTCGTTGACGTTAAcgtggtgtttgttttttggctgaAACAGAAGATCATGGAAGAATTTGATCTTTCAAACAGATGCTGAACAATCCTCCTGAAGATGCTCCCAGGAAACCAGGGATTTTCCCCAAGACGTTGCACAGGAAGCCCATTTCTCTCTCGGCTGACAATCCACCATCTCGGATAGGTGATTTTATTTGGCGCCGTTGCAATATTGAAGTAAAGGATAGCGCTGCAACGTGTATTTATCCTGGCTTCTTTACATCCATGTGCTGCaggtgaagaagaagagaagaagaagcgaaagaagaagaaaaagaaagaaggtgcCACGGCACAGGCGCCTGCAGAGGAAGTCAAAGAGCAGGCGATGGAAGCGGAGGCGGCTGAGCAAAAGAAAGATTTTGACCCAGAGGCCACCGGCGCTCACAAGACACCGGGCAAACTGTCAGAGAAGAAAAGACGGCGGTCACATACGGCGGAGGGATCGGAGAGCGACGTACCATCGAAGATAAGAAAAACCAGCGAAAGTGAAGGTGGGGAGCGGGAGAAAGACGGAGCACAGAGTAGTAAGTCGTCTCTAAGCCAccagtgtaaaaaaaagaatgggACAGCTATTTGTCATTTTACCTCCTCATTGTTCCTCATTTTTAAGGTCAAACTTGTCTTTTCACACACAAACCAAAAAGTCGGTTGTTGTGTTAATTCTGTTCTTCCCCTCATAGAGTCGCCCACTCACAGGGACGCACAGCAGGCTGTTGAGAAggggaaagaaaacagagatgACTCAACAATTAAagcaaaaaggaagagaaaaaagaagcacaaagagaaactgaaaattgGGGAAGAAGTGATCCCACTCCGGGTGCTTTCAAAGTACGAACCTGCATCCCTTGTTCTAACGACTTAATACAATTGTAAAAGGTTTTATAACTAGCAAACTGAACCCACTCTGTCGGCCCTGTTTATTCCTTCTTTTTCCACATCAAGGAAAGACTGGCTTGGATTAAAGCAGGAGTACCTGACCTTGCAGAAAAGCAGTATGTCAGCCCTGAAGAAGtgcatgaataaaataaatgacaagGAGCACAAGATGATGGAGACAGATGGTGACCCTCAGGATGCAAATGGTGAGTTCTCTTCCAAACCTCACTTACAGGCCtctaactttaaaaatgtttccccCATCCTCCTTTATAATTCCCACATACCTCTTTTTTTATATCCACAGGTAAGTTGAGAAAGCACCACAATAATAATGAGAATCCCATAAAATTTCCAATGTTGCGTGTCTCAATAAACTTGGCATTAGCTGGGGTGGCATTTGCAGTAAGTGGGCAAGTGCTGAAATTTCCATGTGTTGAAAACAAAAGTGTGTgataaaacaagaaacaacGATGCTGAACTGACAAAGATTTTATTCTGGATTTTTGGgaaagttttttaaaataatttaaagaaaatttttaCACAACATTCCTCAACATCGCACCAGAAATCACACAGCATTACTCTGAAAAGGACAGATtgttcagctgctcattaacacaattatccaatcagccaatcacatggcagcaactcggTGCATGCAAACATGAAcgtgctgaagttcaaactgagcgtCACGataatgaggaagaaaggtgatttatgTGGCTTTGAATGTGGCGTGGTTGCTGGTGTCATAGGGGCGGGTCTTAGTTTTCAAGAAACAGTTCATCTGCTGGGAGTTTCCCACACAGCTATTTCGAGGGTTTACACATGATGGtgtaaagaaagggaaaaaaaatccagtgaaTGGCGGGGATACTCAGGAGAGAGAGGCCAGACTTCAAGTTTGCTGGAAGTAGGGATGTTCCTGGCGACTAATTTCTTAGTCGACTaaacaaggaaaaaacaaatgagaCTAACAGACTagtttaaaacaaagaaatactCAGATATCAAGTGAAATTTTAGGACCTTCTAATGGATAATAGCAAAAAAGTGTCCAAACAAAGGCATTTGAAGCCTTTAATAACAACAATGAATTCTTACAGTGATGAATCATCCTTTAAGTGCTGCTTACCTGTGTAGAAACTCCCATTGTTTATTATGGATACTGTGTGCTCTATTCTAAcataatgaaacaggaaaaaaaacagatgttaaATGTACGAAAGCGTGTTACTTACAAAATACGTTCaagtattattaaaatatgGCAAATTCATagctgaaaaataataaattgttCTACAGTTCATAACAATAATTTCAATAAAAGTTCAAATATAATATGACGACAGCGGCACCCTTAAGCAGAGTCCAAACCTCCCTCTGCCCAGCCACCTCCTTCAGTTTGTCTGGGGGAACACTGGGAcaagagatgtaatctctccagtgtgtcgtGGGCCTCCTCCTGGTAGGACAGGCCCAGAatacctcacccaggaggcacccACCCAAACTGGCTCCTTTGGATGTGGACAAGTAGCAGTTCACCTCTGAGCCTCTCCCAAACTACTGAACTCTTCACCCTATTGCTGAAGCAGAGCCCATCCACCCTTTGGAGAAAGCTAATTTCTTTAGCTTGATAATATCGTTCTGAATTTTTGCACAACATTGTTGGGGCTGCAGCTCCACCTGGTGGCAGACGAGTGCATAACATTTTGGACACAACAACTTACTGGCACTGGACATCAAATAAATGTTAACAATTAGATCAAACGACTAGTACGACGAGTCATAATAGAGATTAGTCAACTAGTCACACAGATCTCTGGTGGGAAGGTTACAGTAACTCATCATAGCTGaggtgtgcagaagagcatctctgaatgcccCACACCTGGAGCCTTTAAGTAGATGGACcacaacagcagaagaccacactgcgTGCCACTCATAAGAGTATGTAAGACTTGAGGCTGTTTTGAGGGCAAAATTGGGTCCAGACCAGTACTAGAAACATGTACCTAATATAGTGGCCGGTTTGTGTATATTAACAAGCTGCCAGAATCTGAGTGAAGCTTATTGAAATGTATATCTCATTCATCTTAGAACTATATACATTTACAGCTTTCAGCACTAAAACCTATGAAATTAAACTGATTTGTGTTTTTGCCTTTTGTCTAGTTGATGAGAATAACAAAAGTGAAAAGGCAGCTAAGCAAGGACCTCAGTTTGTCAGTGGGGTCATCATGAAGATTACAGACAACAAGCCGCTACCAGGGAGAAAGATAATCAAGGTACTCTCATCACCTTTGTTGAAGTGGACCAAATGTGGTCGGACAcgtcttcatttctttatttttcttgtagctttgcatgattcacagctcAAAGTAATCCTTTGTTTTAACACATGATGTGGTGCAGCCCCACAGTTCAGTTGTGTATCCACATTAGACGATGATTCCCGTAACCCCGAATGACACTGTGTGTGTAGGACGCGCTGTGTAAAATTTCTCCAGTGGCCTATGTTGACATCTTGGAAGGAGACGCTGAGGGACACATCCGCTTTCACAGCCCAGAGGAAGCGAGAGCAGTCAGCGACATCagagcagagctgcagaaagaGCATAGCTGGAAGCTGGAGATCCTCACAGGTGTGAattttatttccttattttctctgaaacccttttttaaaaattgtattttgtCTGGATTtcataactgatgatggagaaAATGCTCTGTCGGGCCATCAGGcttctgtgttttttaacaAAAGATTTGATAAAAGTGTGAAAGGCGTCCTTTAATGAATTTcactctgtttctttctttctttttaaaggtgACCATGAACAAAGGTACTGGCAGAAGATCCTCGTGGACCGCCAGGTCAAACTGAATCGTCCAAGGGAAAAGAAGCGGGGTACAGAAAAGGTGAGCTCTACCTTACAATGTGAAATACTCAAATCTGCATACATGCTGCAGTGTGCATCAGTGCATCTGTgattatttattacattatgTGTATAAACAACTTTAAACACGCACACAAAGCTGACTTTCTTTGTCAGTGTTACAGCTAAACGCTGCACCTTCATGTGTTATACTCACAGcaggacaaaaaaaagtcactaaTACCTGGAGTAATTTTATCACGTTAGCGCACCCATTCATACATACGCCTCCCTGTTGTCTATCTGCTATCTCATCTCATTTTTAATTTCCTGTCACATTTTCAGCTCATATCCAAAGCCGAAAAGATCATCGTCGCCCGCGCCAAGGAGGCTAATAAGCACATCCACTTCGATGACGACTGACAGCTACTGAAATTAGTTTTTAACAGCCGAGCGAGACTCTACTCTGTAGACGTAACATGATGTGATTTAAAAAGGACCGCTGGTGTTGGTGTGTACCTGGAAGAAAGTGAACAGACCCTCATAAAGAAGATTAAAGGAATAGCCTTtagctttgttgttgtttgttttcgttagttagttttttttcttgcactgGAGCAGGTAAGGTCATGTGGAATACAGACGTTTTGGCACCATACTTTTAATTGATGGActttgaaaagacaaaaaagattCTGTATAGATGTAAATATAACTGAGTTGGAAGTTCTCTCAGTTAAGACAATGCcttgtgttattttttaataaaatgtcatTTCACGATTACAGCATTTGTGGTGTATTCACAACATAGTTTTGCAAAAGTTTGGAAAGTGCTCCTGAGGTTTGTATGAAACACGTTGAGGTCATTTAAGCAGATTGGATTACTTCTCACTGAAACAGtgactgatttttaaaaagtgtacgCACCTTTTATTATCTGGAGCAAGTCCACATCTGTCTGTCTAAACCTGTTTCCCATAAAGTGCCTCTCACTTTTAAGATTACATAAGAGTGAAATTGAGACGCCTACGAGTATAAAAATAGCTGATTTTACACAATCTCCCCAttcatggcttttttttttctttcctttttttattgctgTAGAAGTAGAAACTACCTGAGGTAATATGTGGCGGGACCACACCTTGTCAGCCACCTTAGTTTCTGGTAGAAACCATGCAGCTGATTATTTGGTTGCTGTGGTCTATACAGCTGTCGCCATCAGGCCAAGTCCCTCCTCGGCCCAAATCGCTGTACCAGTACATCTTAGATTCTCCGTTCTCTGTGGAGCATTCGAAGCTAGAAAGCAGTTCAGTGTCTGCAGGACTCTGTGGTTTCTGTGTGGCACCTCTGGAGGAATTACAGGCTGCGGCCTTGTGTATTTTGGCGTGTTGTCTCAAAGTCTTTGGGCTGGCTTTGCTGTCGTCAGGAGATTTAGGTTTGCCCACTGACAAAGTGGTTCTCACAGTGGTGAAGCTTTGCGGCGAATGCCAGACTCTGTAGTCGTCCGTCACGGTACTCGCTGCATGGCGGGGGACGTCGTTTATCTCGAGGGCTGGCAGATTTTTCACCTGGCAGTGAACGCTGTGGTCTGCTGGTGAAGAGAAATCTGTGGTGTGGCCCTGAAACTTGGTTTCAAGGGAACAACTGTTGAACTTCTCAAAAAAATCACTGCCTTTGTCAAGGTGTTGGTGTGTAGACCAAGGCTGCTTTGGCTTGAAGGGCAGTCTCGGCTCCAGCGGGAGATCCTTGCTGCTTTGGTTAGAGTGCTTCAGCTTGACTGGTCTGGGGTTTGTTGGGTGGGGGATGTAATCCGATTTATAGCTGGTGGTGTTTGCAATGCGTTCTGGTTCCTTCGCCAGTGCGAGCATGTTGCCTAATCCATGCTTGACTGTCAGACTGTCTTTCAGGATGATTGGCTGGCGCTTGCTGCCCTCCCAGTGTTTAAAATCatct
It includes:
- the LOC100692396 gene encoding uncharacterized protein LOC100692396 isoform X2; the protein is MPRTSQGAEMHPKTGRQQTNKQPAAQIRSFYIQQKWIKKPPKVPQPPEPDYRQCKGPLSAANHPANQTPSRTDYMSIYQNDFKHWEGSKRQPIILKDSLTVKHGLGNMLALAKEPERIANTTSYKSDYIPHPTNPRPVKLKHSNQSSKDLPLEPRLPFKPKQPWSTHQHLDKGSDFFEKFNSCSLETKFQGHTTDFSSPADHSVHCQVKNLPALEINDVPRHAASTVTDDYRVWHSPQSFTTVRTTLSVGKPKSPDDSKASPKTLRQHAKIHKAAACNSSRGATQKPQSPADTELLSSFECSTENGESKMYWYSDLGRGGTWPDGDSCIDHSNQIISCMVSTRN
- the LOC100692396 gene encoding uncharacterized protein LOC100692396 isoform X1 produces the protein MPRTSQGAEMHPKTGRQQTNKQPAAQIRKHSLKPQTQASMTTEYQERFLPPTCYVAIVTTAAKKSPYHPLKGTSHEITSLRSFYIQQKWIKKPPKVPQPPEPDYRQCKGPLSAANHPANQTPSRTDYMSIYQNDFKHWEGSKRQPIILKDSLTVKHGLGNMLALAKEPERIANTTSYKSDYIPHPTNPRPVKLKHSNQSSKDLPLEPRLPFKPKQPWSTHQHLDKGSDFFEKFNSCSLETKFQGHTTDFSSPADHSVHCQVKNLPALEINDVPRHAASTVTDDYRVWHSPQSFTTVRTTLSVGKPKSPDDSKASPKTLRQHAKIHKAAACNSSRGATQKPQSPADTELLSSFECSTENGESKMYWYSDLGRGGTWPDGDSCIDHSNQIISCMVSTRN